Proteins from a genomic interval of Schistosoma mansoni strain Puerto Rico chromosome 6, complete genome:
- a CDS encoding putative heterogeneous nuclear ribonucleoprotein (hnrnp): MCFVVRIRGLPFSANADDIISFFHDCRIRGGKRGIYFPQGSNGRSNGEAFIELESKDDKQKAMAHHNQHLGRRYIEVFDSCSEDLNNAMGCRPYHSSNRREHVVRLRGLPYDTEKKEIFAFFNGLEIAPNGIGLLVDHMGRCTGEAYVQFTSSESLARAKEKHMEKIGHRYIEIFESTMMEANMTIQRQMEINQSRSSGRGPMFGRGSRDGHPDGAGHHGGPRGGYDAPPFSPNGSGPNRGPVPGRYAPYGRPPHVFGHPGYNSPPRGFEGPSPSKGSNFGPPGHYEYDDPQSSTGHSVRMRGLPYSATKEDIDRFLSPLQPVNIRMRFNAVSCLHTS, from the exons ATGTGTTTTGTCGTCCGTATTAGAGGTCTTCCGTTCTCAGCGAATGCGGATGATATCATCAGTTTTTTCCACG ATTGCAGGATAAGAGGTGGAAAGCGTGGTATATATTTTCCTCAGGGGTCTAATGGCCGTTCTAATGGAGAGGCTTTCATCGAACTGGAAAGTAAAGATGATAAGCAAAAGGCCATGGCACATCATAATCAACATTTGGGCCGCCGTTATATTGAAG TATTTGACTCATGCTCTGAAGATTTGAATAACGCTATGGGATGCAGACCTTATCATTCGTCAAATCGAAGGGAGCATGTTGTTAGGTTACGTGGTCTTCCATACGATACTGAGAAAAAAGAGATATTTGCCTTTTTTAACG GCCTGGAAATAGCTCCCAACGGTATCGGGTTGTTGGTGGATCATATGGGTCGTTGCACGGGGGAAGCGTATGTCCAATTCACATCTTCTGAAAGTCTAGCTCGGGCAAAGGAGAAACATATGGAGAAGATAGGGCACAG ATACATTGAAATATTTGAAAGTACAATGATGGAGGCCAACATGACCATACAGCGCCAAATGGAAATAAATC AAAGCCGTAGTTCGGGTCGAGGACCAATGTTTGGTCGAGGCAGTCGTGATGGTCATCCTGATGGTGCGGGGCATCATGGAGGTCCCCGTGGAGGATATGATGCACCTCCGTTTAGTCCAAATGGGTCAGGCCCAAACAGAGGTCCAGTTCCTGGAAGATATGCACCCTATGGTCGACCACCACATGTTTTCGGACACCCGGGATACAATTCTCCTCCTAGAGGCTTCGAAGGACCTTCTCCCTCAAAAGGATCTAATTTTGGGCCACCTGGACATTACGAATACGATGATCCTCAAAGTTCGACTGGGCATTCTGTTCGTATGAGAGGGTTACCATACTCAGCAACCAAAGAGGATATTGATCGTTTCCTTTCTCCTTTACAACCAGTCAACATTCGGATGCGATTCAATGCTGTAAGTTGCCTTCATACTTCCTAG
- a CDS encoding putative heterogeneous nuclear ribonucleoprotein (hnrnp), producing MCFVVRIRGLPFSANADDIISFFHDCRIRGGKRGIYFPQGSNGRSNGEAFIELESKDDKQKAMAHHNQHLGRRYIEVFDSCSEDLNNAMGCRPYHSSNRREHVVRLRGLPYDTEKKEIFAFFNGLEIAPNGIGLLVDHMGRCTGEAYVQFTSSESLARAKEKHMEKIGHRYIEIFESTMMEANMTIQRQMEINQSRSSGRGPMFGRGSRDGHPDGAGHHGGPRGGYDAPPFSPNGSGPNRGPVPGRYAPYGRPPHVFGHPGYNSPPRGFEGPSPSKGSNFGPPGHYEYDDPQSSTGHSVRMRGLPYSATKEDIDRFLSPLQPVNIRMRFNAANRPTGEAIVDFASHDEAKEAMKKDREKIGPRYIELFLASTPKGISPSSRINNSAPVSSRRSPPVHNSRGHQGSQYANFAPQQYEYDDINYAEDVGCNSGSSRPDFNQSYDGFHNGTSVRGPIGHSGKRGLFRLQISSWESLLNMRYYFMYTLQLQKNKHFIKNLY from the exons ATGTGTTTTGTCGTCCGTATTAGAGGTCTTCCGTTCTCAGCGAATGCGGATGATATCATCAGTTTTTTCCACG ATTGCAGGATAAGAGGTGGAAAGCGTGGTATATATTTTCCTCAGGGGTCTAATGGCCGTTCTAATGGAGAGGCTTTCATCGAACTGGAAAGTAAAGATGATAAGCAAAAGGCCATGGCACATCATAATCAACATTTGGGCCGCCGTTATATTGAAG TATTTGACTCATGCTCTGAAGATTTGAATAACGCTATGGGATGCAGACCTTATCATTCGTCAAATCGAAGGGAGCATGTTGTTAGGTTACGTGGTCTTCCATACGATACTGAGAAAAAAGAGATATTTGCCTTTTTTAACG GCCTGGAAATAGCTCCCAACGGTATCGGGTTGTTGGTGGATCATATGGGTCGTTGCACGGGGGAAGCGTATGTCCAATTCACATCTTCTGAAAGTCTAGCTCGGGCAAAGGAGAAACATATGGAGAAGATAGGGCACAG ATACATTGAAATATTTGAAAGTACAATGATGGAGGCCAACATGACCATACAGCGCCAAATGGAAATAAATC AAAGCCGTAGTTCGGGTCGAGGACCAATGTTTGGTCGAGGCAGTCGTGATGGTCATCCTGATGGTGCGGGGCATCATGGAGGTCCCCGTGGAGGATATGATGCACCTCCGTTTAGTCCAAATGGGTCAGGCCCAAACAGAGGTCCAGTTCCTGGAAGATATGCACCCTATGGTCGACCACCACATGTTTTCGGACACCCGGGATACAATTCTCCTCCTAGAGGCTTCGAAGGACCTTCTCCCTCAAAAGGATCTAATTTTGGGCCACCTGGACATTACGAATACGATGATCCTCAAAGTTCGACTGGGCATTCTGTTCGTATGAGAGGGTTACCATACTCAGCAACCAAAGAGGATATTGATCGTTTCCTTTCTCCTTTACAACCAGTCAACATTCGGATGCGATTCAATGCT GCTAACCGACCTACCGGAGAGGCAATTGTGGATTTTGCCAGTCATGATGAAGCGAAGGAGGCAATGAAGAAAGATCGTGAAAAAATTGGACCTCGTTACATCGAACTTTTCTTAGCATCCACCCCTAAGGGAATTTCTCCTTCATCTCGCATA aacAACAGCGCACCAGTTTCTAGTCGTCGATCTCCTCCTGTCCACAATAGTAGAGGCCATCAAGGATCACAATACGCTAACTTTGCTCCTCAACAATATGAATATGATGATATAAATTATGCGGAAGATGTAGGTTGCAATTCAGGTTCAAGTAGACCAGATTTTAATCAGTCATATGACGGTTTTCACAACGGCACAAGTGTAAGGGGACCAATTGGGCATTCAGGCAA GAGAGGGTTATTCAGACTACAGATATCGTCATGGGAATCACTACTGAACATGAGGTATTATTTTATGTATACTTTAcaattacaaaaaaataaacattttattaaaaactTGTATTAA
- a CDS encoding putative heterogeneous nuclear ribonucleoprotein (hnrnp) produces the protein MCFVVRIRGLPFSANADDIISFFHDCRIRGGKRGIYFPQGSNGRSNGEAFIELESKDDKQKAMAHHNQHLGRRYIEVFDSCSEDLNNAMGCRPYHSSNRREHVVRLRGLPYDTEKKEIFAFFNGLEIAPNGIGLLVDHMGRCTGEAYVQFTSSESLARAKEKHMEKIGHRYIEIFESTMMEANMTIQRQMEINQSRSSGRGPMFGRGSRDGHPDGAGHHGGPRGGYDAPPFSPNGSGPNRGPVPGRYAPYGRPPHVFGHPGYNSPPRGFEGPSPSKGSNFGPPGHYEYDDPQSSTGHSVRMRGLPYSATKEDIDRFLSPLQPVNIRMRFNAANRPTGEAIVDFASHDEAKEAMKKDREKIGPRYIELFLASTPKGISPSSRIRTSF, from the exons ATGTGTTTTGTCGTCCGTATTAGAGGTCTTCCGTTCTCAGCGAATGCGGATGATATCATCAGTTTTTTCCACG ATTGCAGGATAAGAGGTGGAAAGCGTGGTATATATTTTCCTCAGGGGTCTAATGGCCGTTCTAATGGAGAGGCTTTCATCGAACTGGAAAGTAAAGATGATAAGCAAAAGGCCATGGCACATCATAATCAACATTTGGGCCGCCGTTATATTGAAG TATTTGACTCATGCTCTGAAGATTTGAATAACGCTATGGGATGCAGACCTTATCATTCGTCAAATCGAAGGGAGCATGTTGTTAGGTTACGTGGTCTTCCATACGATACTGAGAAAAAAGAGATATTTGCCTTTTTTAACG GCCTGGAAATAGCTCCCAACGGTATCGGGTTGTTGGTGGATCATATGGGTCGTTGCACGGGGGAAGCGTATGTCCAATTCACATCTTCTGAAAGTCTAGCTCGGGCAAAGGAGAAACATATGGAGAAGATAGGGCACAG ATACATTGAAATATTTGAAAGTACAATGATGGAGGCCAACATGACCATACAGCGCCAAATGGAAATAAATC AAAGCCGTAGTTCGGGTCGAGGACCAATGTTTGGTCGAGGCAGTCGTGATGGTCATCCTGATGGTGCGGGGCATCATGGAGGTCCCCGTGGAGGATATGATGCACCTCCGTTTAGTCCAAATGGGTCAGGCCCAAACAGAGGTCCAGTTCCTGGAAGATATGCACCCTATGGTCGACCACCACATGTTTTCGGACACCCGGGATACAATTCTCCTCCTAGAGGCTTCGAAGGACCTTCTCCCTCAAAAGGATCTAATTTTGGGCCACCTGGACATTACGAATACGATGATCCTCAAAGTTCGACTGGGCATTCTGTTCGTATGAGAGGGTTACCATACTCAGCAACCAAAGAGGATATTGATCGTTTCCTTTCTCCTTTACAACCAGTCAACATTCGGATGCGATTCAATGCT GCTAACCGACCTACCGGAGAGGCAATTGTGGATTTTGCCAGTCATGATGAAGCGAAGGAGGCAATGAAGAAAGATCGTGAAAAAATTGGACCTCGTTACATCGAACTTTTCTTAGCATCCACCCCTAAGGGAATTTCTCCTTCATCTCGCATA CGCACCAGTTTCTAG